A single genomic interval of Vulpes vulpes isolate BD-2025 chromosome 3, VulVul3, whole genome shotgun sequence harbors:
- the NAT16 gene encoding LOW QUALITY PROTEIN: probable N-acetyltransferase 16 (The sequence of the model RefSeq protein was modified relative to this genomic sequence to represent the inferred CDS: inserted 3 bases in 2 codons; substituted 1 base at 1 genomic stop codon) — translation MTNGLSAGSGIRDLSAEDISLGRPRSGLAPGVVTTERSTPPGSTDRDGKGVARLLQRFRSQLVQPQHPGIKVAQLIRDDQLGFRELEKYRLIPKQRDLLPVGAITQDWPSNLRLLAAEGLEWHVDSRAYPQVLTLCTPPSPXPQGGDGTWRYRHIDAFGSHGAQVQSQLSXHLHRXAPRLAGLNVMCQVFLAPQLWSQLTDFCRPTTRAAPIRGERRSTLDLPSWTDLQQALPSTVCKLRPLHPALGCWL, via the exons ATGACGAATGGTCTTTCTGCAGGCTCTGGAATTCGAGACCTGAGTGCTGAGGATATCTCCCTGGGCAGGCCCCGGTCTGGCCTGGCGCCCGGGGTTGTGACGACGGAGCGCTCAAC ACCGCCAGGGTCCACAGATCGCGATGGCAAGGGTGTGGCGCGGCTGCTGCAGCGCTTCCGCTCCCAGCTAGTCCAGCCACAGCACCCGGGGATCAAGGTGGCACAGCTCATCCGGGATGACCAGCTGGGCTTCCGGGAGCTGGAGAAATACCGCCTTATCCCCAAACAG CGCGACCTGCTTCCGGTCGGGGCTATCACCCAGGACTGGCCGAGCAACCTGCGCCTGCTGGCGGCTGAGGGCCTGGAGTGGCACGTGGACAGCCGCGCATACCCGCAAGTGCTCACGCTGTGCACGCCCCCTTCTCC TCCTCAGGGCGGTGACGGCACGTGGCGCTACCGCCACATCGACGCCTTTGGCAGCCATGGCGCGCAGGTGCAGAGCCAGCTTT GACACCTGCACCGCTAGGCCCCGCGTCTCGCCGGCCTCAACGTCATGTGCCAGGTTTTCCTAGCGCCCCAGTTATGGTCGCAGCTGACTGACTTCTGCAGGCCGACAACTAGGGCCGCTCCTATCCGAGGGGAGAGAAGAAGCACTTTAGATCTGCCCTCTTGGACTGATCTCCAGCAAGCCCTGCCCTCCACCGTTTGCAAGCTCCGCCCCCTCCACCCGGCGCTCGGCTGCTGGCTCTGA